In the genome of Ornithodoros turicata isolate Travis unplaced genomic scaffold, ASM3712646v1 Chromosome29, whole genome shotgun sequence, the window GGGGTACCAGGGACCGCAGTCGGTGGGCGATCTGGGTGACTCCTTCGAAACTGGGGTGGAGGCCGTCAGCTGCAAGGACTCTGGTTGGGGGCTGTCGGTGGAAACCATGGTCCAGGAAATACAGGTCACGGGCACCTCGGCACAGGGTCATCAGTCGTTGGTTGAACGCAAATGCCCGGGGATTGCACTGGAATTCGCGTCGCCTGTCAAGATAAGGACGACGGCGGTTGTAGGATCTGGGTAAGATGAGGGTACATACCACAAGTTCGATGTTTCCCCGAGAGCGAATGTGGTCGATGAGTTGCACATAGCGACGGATGGCCATGTCGGGATCGGTGTCCGGCATGTCATTCGTCCCACAGTGCAACACCACGACACGAACACTTGCGGGCAGCTGGTCCACCTCTTCTTTGAAGTCTGCGATTCGGCCTCCGCTCTTGGACACGAACATTGTCGGGGCAGTACGGGATCTGGGGTCGAAGTGGAAACGGAGATATTTAGTTTGTGAGTCACCAAGTACAGCTATAACAGGAGCATAAAAAGGGTACTTCCTGATGGGCATCTTCGGTCCTCCTCTGTCGGTGGTCATCGTAGaaatagattagaagcttaggagggcggttgaccacgagaatgaaataagcaggaaaaatcagaagacgacaaagagcttacaggaaaacacaaaggggagtttattaacacatatagggataggggtcgacgtttcggcagtcagcgctgccttcgacgggactggggtttggtgacaagaacaagctttatatatgggagagggttatgtacaagggaaagagagcagcgcatgcgcttttgtcatgactaacataggttggtgactaagtgagaggggaatgaccgggtctgtgcagcaggaccttgaggaaatacccgtgagcctgaaaaagagacaaaagagtgtatgtattgtgctggattaggaatgcaggttgcgaatagtagaaaggattcctcgatcttcgtttatctgacactggaatttatgaatgagataagactcgcgctgttccctgagccgctgggaaagaaagcctgactgcaggatgaaaatagatatattggtgattgagtgtcctggtttactgaaatggcgcgacactggcagattaggtttcttcgcgacgtcagatttgtggttattgaatcgcgttctaaatgaagtagctgtctgtccgatatattgggcgttgcattcattacattgaagaagatagacaacattggaagaattacagttaaagtcgccattaatgttgacccgataattagaattggtactatctgcagagttagcggcttgcattgatttacaaatttggcatctagttgcattacaagggtggcaaccaatgttattttctggaagtttgttaattttggcatttactagtctgtcttggatgttccgcgcccggcgataacttacgcgcggtggctgtgagaatatttccttcatccgatcagattgtgaaagaattgtgtagtggcggttgagtatccggctaatgttaggaacgctgccattgaatgtgacagtgagatttactgcagaatttactgcagaatatatatatatatatatatatatatatatattcatggaacgatgcgacagcaccagaggacacgtgtttcgccgtgtttgcgtctcgtcagctctgggtagctgcgcatcgttcagaattggcaaaccaggggtcgctcagcgagcaatatacaccagggagggtgactgagcactcctcaatgccacagtgcaagccagtgaattataatgagggggaaaagccattaaataaacaagtaaatgatgctagacgtgtttttaattcaaaattacagattaagatggcttctatggctgcacgcagagaaacagatactcatggaacgatgcgacagcaccagaggacacgtgtttcgccgtgtttgcggctcgtcagctctgggtagctgcgcatcgttcggagttggcaaaccaggggtcactcagcgaacgtaattttgaattaaaaacacgtctagcatgaCGTTTCCACCGGTACGCCGCGCCCCTTCGTACCGGCCACACTTCAGCGCAGGGTCTTCGACACTCTTCACTCCCTTGCCCATGGTGGCGTCCGTGCCACCCACCACCTCATCTCATCATGATACGACTGGCCTGGCATGAGGAATCATATCCGCAAATGGACCCAGTCTTGCGTCCCATGCCAGCGTGCGAAAGTGTAGCGTCACACGACCTCCCCCCTTGCCGCCTTCCTGCCCCCGGATCACAGGTTTCACAACATTCACGTGGACATCGTCGGCCCGCTTCCTTCATAACACGGTTACTGCTACCTACTCACCTGCATAGACAGGTACACTCGGTGGCCCGATGCCGCTCCTATGGTGGACGCCACCGCCGAAACTGTATGCTTCACCTTACTGCACACCTGGGTCGCACGTTTCGGGACCCCAGCCGAACTCATAACTGACCGAGGAGCACAATTTGAATCCTCCCTATTTCGCTGCATGCTCAAAATGTTGGGAACAACCAGGTATCGCACAACCGTCTATCATCCCGCCGCCAACGGGCTCGTCGAGAGATTCCATCGTCATCTGAAATCTGCCATCATGGCATATGAGCATCGCACCCACTGGCATAATCACCACCCCTTGATACTCTTCGGTATTCGCTGTGCCGCCAATGCGGACTCACACTGCTCCCCCGCGGACATGGTCTACGGATCGAGCCTCCGAATTCCGGGGCAGCTGCTTCTTGCCCCTCGAGACCACTTGGACTCGCCCCTGGACTTCCTCGCCCGACTCCAGTCCACTCTCTCCCAACCTCGGCCTCTCCCGGTCCGAAAATCCGTCGGACGACCATTCTATATACCCCGAGAACTCGCCTTCGTCACCCACGTTTTCGTACGTTCGCCCCCCCGTACACCGATCCTTGGAAGCCCCCTACACCGGCCCCTGCCGCGTCATCGCCCGCGGTTCCGTATCCTAGTCAACGGTAAAGAGCAACCAGTCGACATCGATAGGCTCAAGCCCGCCTACCTCCAAGACGATCCACCGCCAGACGCAACTACTACCGCTTCCAGCTACaaccgagatgaaatcaattgcaatatagcatatgctggagggcactccctaggggggcattagcagactcctaaggcagtgtcttaattaactttcaatgattaactttttattataaaagctacgaagttgctccaatgagaacatctgatctcttcggtcaccagataccaaagccgttttcagaacaaaaatccgttcgatagatcgtccgcaaaaaatttgtgaaggaacgccattttttctttattttattcattgcgcatctctagagacgcgtctttccttcgcccccaatacgagaggatgaaagagcacgctatcgcctcttacgtcctggaaaaagattaaaagaaaacagaaaatgcagcccaagataagggcagtcgcgatagagtcacccgatagatttgtgtttttgttttgtttccgcaagttaaagctaatcttcgacgcatgaggcggcactgtgctctttcactctctcacactgggggtaaaggaaagccgcttctttgaagatccgcaataaaccaaataaagaaaaaaaaacgcgctccttcacgatttttttgcggacgatctaccgaacggatttttgttctgaaaacggttttggtatctggtgaccgaagggatcagatgttctcattggagcaacttcgtagcttttataattaaaaagttaattattgaaagttaattaagacattgccttaggagtctgttaatgcccccctagggagtgcccttcagcatatgctatattgcaattgatttcatctcggaaaagtgattgatatatttttcaaaaatctgttcacacttagcgtggacatcCTGTATGATATCAAACACACGAGCCctgtcaaaaaaaaaacacacaaaaactgACATGTTTGTGTTGCAAACGAACTGGTCTTACAATACAGCGCCTGTTTGTGACACAAACGTCGTGGGAGAGTGTCAGTTTCGCTTTAACGGTGCTATGTGCCAGCGATTATTTCTATTCCGATTATTGCTAGGGTGGGCACCCTCTGTATAGCTGAGTGTGATTAGTATATTATAGTATATGTCACTTATGGACTACTGCCCAATACTGTCGCTGATTCGCCTAATTCTTATATGTATTCATGTATACGTCATAGACATTAGTACTCCTAACAGTTTGCagttactatctgttgctattTCGTAACTCGAGAAAATACAGTCATTGTTTCAGGGCACGACCTTTTCGGCAAGAGAAAGGAAGTCTAAAAAGGtagtaaataaagaaaaaatacgaaaaatagtttttatgttcatgcacaacacGCCGAGTTTtgcacttaattccgtgtgaaccgttatttgaaccgatAACCGGTActtttaccggtttagttccggttcagctccaagatggcgtcggccctttcggttcggttccgttccggttttGGTTCAAGTTCGgattcggttcgactctctgtgACAGTGAACGgtctccgttcgaaatatcagtGGCTGTCGTCTTCAGACCCTTCCCTTCGTATTGTCTGCTTGTTTGGCTCATCTTGGCTAACTACCCCTtgcaaggtaaatataaatggtagcgaaggcgggaaaaatACGAAATatgtgttagcaaccctgctCCCTTCGTGATACACATGTGAGCATagttgttgaggggcaaactacgaaggcaaccaaaaataatttaatcgtAGACGCGAATAGTACGTGTACTAAtgcaatatgcatgtttttaatatagcaattcgcgcggtctgccagtaatacgtaagattatagacagCGCCGAGTACacttccggttcctgtccctctccatgttgttagctGTGAGTTTGTcgtacgttgactgcgcactttgtgactgttcaaAGCCGTTTTCTTCGCCATCGTCGtcttttgaatttcaaaccaCAAAGTCCAACACGGGACATTCTTCGGAGGAATgcaggacagtagccagctattgctttatttgagtgtcaagaatgtggacagtactttggagctgtcggttcctcttcctacctttgcgacgtttgtgggtgcgtgtgaggaagccttcaaagccaacgtCAAGACATTCCTCACGTCCTAAGCGGTCAGGTCCAAGCTGCGTGAAGTGTTGGACACACTGGTGCCAAACacattgagtttgtgttctCCATCGGTGTATGATGATCTATTTAACTTTTTTCTGAGGtgactgttctggtttgcacgacaAAGGAATTAGGAAATACGAAGTAGTACGTTATCTCAGAAGGCACTCCAGCAGGCAGCCAGACAGTTCGTTATCTCTGCACGTTGCAGTTATGTAACCAGAAGTTGTTTTTCATGCAAAAGGATATGCATGATTCTGTTGTCTATCCAatgctttcagttgtaacctagatcACACATGATCTCTCGTAATTCTTTCATTCCCGTGTAGCGCACGATTTGTCAAAGTTCACTTTTGCACATAGCTCTTGTGCTATTTGTAAATggacagccatgcagagttcagtggTCTGTGCCTATTATGTTTAGTGTAtgtacacctgtgtacatagatccttggcacgtaattttatattttgaatcctgCGCTGAGTTCAGTAATTGTCTGTACAACCGCCAGTATGTAGGGGCActtatgtgcagggctaagcaccttgtgcagcttggaaatctacaccacatggcaaaatgtgcacaaaatagcagaagcacagaacactgtcaatgctttgacatgcctttaatacaaaaatgctgttgtaatcaaagtagaagtagtcatcagcagggtgtgtacacactgaacaacGTCGTCATTGCTGTAGGCTGATATTACAATGCATAGCATTCGTTACAATGCCAAAAACTGTGGGCAGAATTAGCACCACACAGCatgcaaatatcatataatgtgatcTTCACGTgccaaatatgttcacttccaccctctttgtacgagagatatgtggaaagttTCCGATGTGCATGGggacagctatagcagcatgcattggacattaaggtgctgggccccacctgtgtttgcaggaatttgtacattatccgttcgtgcttattcagtacatggactgtcatactggttattttgcacattattctgtcaTGGGTATTTattatgaaagatggaagtcactgaaaagccagtgcgttccagcctcagaacatcaattgtgtcatgttggtatttatactgtttacaacggcatggcgaatttacctgtgaaaaaagaaagcaagcctccacctggtctcctgtgtcctttgttgcactcatgtcgctagtgttgattcttctctgtttacaTATTGTTTAAgagtttttgctcttggattAGCTTTCAACAGCGATTGTGATATTCCGAGGCTCGACATCGCGATGGAAGGAACGCGCAGCGCCCGCGCTATACGTAATGGTGATGTACCAGGTGATgtcattatgacggaatttgtagtttggatggatggcgctgacggtctttatcatgaccgcccttgaagacgtggtggccaatgcaagcttggctaccatttatatttaccttgccCCTTGTCTACAGGAACTTGTCTGATGTCTGTTGcaccttcttcttttccttgctGTGCCCGTACCTACTACTAACTGGAAATCGTTTCTCCGTCTTACAGGCATCAAAGGCTCCCATTGCGAACACGCATTCGGTCCAGAGGAGTCTCCAGGGAAGCGACAGAGGAAAGAGACTCACCGCTGTCGCTTCAGAAGTTACTCGAGCTATCACATGCCCAACGTTAAAAAGCACGAGAAAATTCACACCGGGAAGAGGCACTACATGTGTCAACTGTGCTTCAGTGGATTTTCGGAACAGAGCAACTTGTACGCGCATTCAACAAGAGTTCATCAATCTCAGAGGAGTCGCACCTACTCGGAGTGAAAAACctgcgtgttggtgttgacctTGCATGGCGAACTGctactgggaacgggacagagagaagagacgcACCTACTCAGTCTGCGGGAGAGCACTCGTACGGGAGGATCAGACACAGTACCATTCGGATGAGGTATACCGCCGTTGGGGTTGAAGTCTGTGGTTCAGGGTGACCACCAACCTGGAAGACCTGGGAAACAGGGAATTGCCCGGGAATTTTGACGCGACCGGAAAAGTCGGGGGTATTGTCAGAGAAATTTGGCCAAAAACTGGCTAAAGTCGGGGAAAACCGCGGGCAAGTGCCGAGATGATGTGCGACGGATCATGAGCGTCGACCGGTGCTTGAGAGGCGATACCGCGGCAGTGTTATCGCGAGTAGCAGTTCCCCAGTATACGATGATGGCAGAAAAGTGGGAAAGCCTCGCTAATACTTAATATAGATGGACTGAGGGATCTGTATCAGAACATAGGAGCATGTACCAAGTTCCCTTTTAGTTTTCGTCAGGGAATTCGCTCGAAATAGTCAAGGAAAACCTGGAacagtcagggaatttgaagtctgtagtttggtagacaccctggtgCGTGGGTTTGTTTCCTTGACTCGAGGTGCTTAGGAGTAAGCGCTGGACGTGCTCAAGAGTTGACTCCCGATTACCCTCTTCTCGATGCGGGACACTGGAATCGATCGCGTGTTACAGTTCTCGTATGTCACGACTCCCATGCGTAGGTCGCACGAGGTGAATAAATGAGTACAAGGTGTGGCGAGCTGTTGAGGCTGTCGTCTGCATCAATATATAATTTGTTGT includes:
- the LOC135373675 gene encoding uncharacterized protein LOC135373675; amino-acid sequence: MTTDRGGPKMPIRKYPFYAPVIAVLGDSQTKYLRFHFDPRSRTAPTMFVSKSGGRIADFKEEVDQLPASVRVVVLHCGTNDMPDTDPDMAIRRYVQLIDHIRSRGNIELVCNPRAFAFNQRLMTLCRGARDLYFLDHGFHRQPPTRVLAADGLHPSFEGVTQIAHRLRSLVPRLLRRLPTRTASTGTPDPVWPTLQEAAAWTQRSTRAEKSSRAKQQD